Proteins found in one Quercus robur chromosome 2, dhQueRobu3.1, whole genome shotgun sequence genomic segment:
- the LOC126714760 gene encoding GDSL esterase/lipase At5g14450-like, protein MSHCFGARMEVERVFIAWSIAFLLLSVLGEEMAGLSHCDFPAIYNFGDSNSDTGGISAAFYPAGQPSGETFFHEPAGRGSDGRLIIDFIAKRLRLPYLSAYLDSIGASFRHGANFATGGSTIRQLNESFFLTGASPFSLDIQIVQFDQFKTRTSKLYNKAKKNSHRRNLPRPQDFSDALYTFDIGQNDIAAGIRKSSSENFGAVLPDIIDQLASAVKHLHEQGARNFWIHNTGPIGCLPVTQRNYHHSMPGILDQHGCLIAQNDMAIEFNRQLKRRVTKLRTQLPGAALTYVDIFAAKYKLISNPKEQGFVDARSICCGYHEDSNHVWCGHRDKINGTEIYAGSCEDPSKYISWDGVHYTEAANHWIANHILNGSFTDPPVPITHACLS, encoded by the exons ATGAGTCACTGTTTTGGTGCAAGAATGGAGGTTGAAAGGGTATTCATTGCTTGGAGTATAGCTTTCTTGCTTTTGAGTGTGTTAGGTGAAGAAATGGCAGGTTTATCACATTGTGATTTTCCAGCAATCTACAACTTTGGAGACTCAAATTCAGATACTGGTGGGATATCAGCAGCATTCTATCCAGCAGGGCAACCGTCTGGCGAGACCTTTTTTCATGAACCAGCTGGAAGAGGCTCCGATGGGCGGCTTATAATAGACTTTATTG CCAAGCGCCTTAGATTGCCATACTTGAGTGCCTATCTAGATTCCATTGGAGCAAGTTTCAGGCATGGTGCAAATTTTGCCACAGGAGGATCAACAATTAGGCAGCTTAATGAGTCCTTCTTTTTGACTGGTGCAAGCCCTTTCTCTCTAGATATCCAGATTGTGCAATTTGACCAGTTCAAGACACGCACCAGCAAGCTCTACAACAAAG CCAAGAAAAACTCCCACAGAAGAAATCTTCCAAGGCCTCAGGACTTCTCAGATGCTCTCTACACATTTGACATTGGACAAAATGATATTGCTGCTGGTATTCGAAAATCAAGCAGTGAAAATTTTGGAGCAGTACTCCCAGACATAATTGACCAGTTAGCTTCAGCAGTTAAA CATCTGCATGAACAAGGGGCAAGGAACTTTTGGATACATAATACAGGTCCCATTGGCTGCTTGCCAGTGACCCAACGCAACTACCACCATTCAATGCCTGGCATTCTTGACCAGCACGGATGTCTCATAGCTCAAAATGACATGGCTATAGAGTTTAATAGGCAACTGAAGAGAAGAGTGACCAAACTGAGGACACAGCTACCTGGAGCTGCATTAACATATGTGGATATTTTTGCAGCAAAGTATAAACTAATCAGCAATCCAAAGGAGCAAG GATTTGTTGATGCAAGGAGCATTTGCTGTGGTTATCACGAGGATTCCAACCATGTGTGGTGTGGGCATAGGGATAAAATAAATGGTACTGAAATATATGCGGGGTCTTGTGAAGATCCTTCCAAGTATATTAGCTGGGATGGTGTGCACTACACTGAGGCTGCAAATCATTGGATTGCTAATCATATCCTCAATGGTTCATTCACGGACCCTCCAGTGCCAATCACACATGCATGCTTGTCATAA
- the LOC126714762 gene encoding GDSL esterase/lipase At5g14450-like: MNYFCAAPMEFGRLLLTGFMVLCVLGVGGKELQGSAPCVFPAIYNFGDSNSDTGGISAAFEPIPAPYGDAFFHKPAGRDSDGRVLIDFIAEHLKLPYLSAYLNSLGTNYQHGANFATGGSTIRRQNETIFEYGISPFSLDIQIVQFLQFKARTYALYNQAKTPSERSKLPRPQDFSKALYTFDIGQNDLSVGFRKMNFDQLRAAMPDIVNQLATAVQRIYQQGGRTFWIHNTGPIGCLPVNFFYNHNPAPGYLDQHGCIKGQNDMAVEFNKQLKDRVIKLRAELPEAAITYVDLYAAKYGLISNAKNEGFADPLKVCCGYHVNYDHVWCGTKALVNGSAVFGASCANPSQYVSWDGVHYSQAASQWFANHILNGSLSDPPIPITRACQKH, encoded by the exons ATGAACTACTTTTGTGCTGCACCAATGGAGTTTGGGAGACTATTATTAACTGGGTTCATGGTTTTGTGTGTTCTGGGTGTGGGAGGTAAAGAACTGCAAGGCTCAGCACCTTGTGTGTTTCCAGCAATCTACAACTTTGGTGACTCAAATTCAGACACTGGAGGCATATCAGCAGCATTTGAACCCATTCCAGCACCATATGGTGATGCATTCTTTCACAAGCCTGCTGGAAGGGACTCAGATGGCCGGGTCCTCATAGACTTCATAG CTGAGCACCTAAAATTGCCATACTTGAGTGCATATTTGAATTCACTTGGAACCAATTACCAGCATGGTGCAAATTTTGCCACTGGAGGATCAACTATTAGAAGGCAAAATGAAACCATATTTGAGTATGGCATTAGTCCGTTCTCTCTTGACATCCAGATTGTGCAATTCCTGCAGTTCAAAGCACGCACCTATGCTCTCTACAACCAAG CCAAGACACCCTCTGAAAGAAGCAAGCTTCCTAGGCCCCAGGACTTTTCCAAGGCTCTTTACACATTCGATATCGGTCAGAATGATCTTTCTGTTGGTTTTCGAAAGATGAACTTCGACCAACTTCGTGCGGCAATGCCAGACATTGTCAATCAGTTAGCCACAGCAGTCCAA CGCATATATCAACAAGGGGGGCGGACATTTTGGATTCACAACACAGGGCCTATTGGATGCTTGCCAGTGAACTTTTTTTACAATCATAATCCAGCGCCTGGCTATCTTGATCAGCATGGCTGTATCAAGGGTCAAAATGACATGGCTGTAGAGTTCAACAAGCAACTCAAGGACAGAGTGATCAAACTAAGGGCAGAGCTCCCAGAAGCAGCAATAACATATGTGGATCTATATGCTGCAAAATATGGACTAATCAGCAATGCAAAGAATGAAG GATTCGCCGATCCCCTGAAGGTCTGCTGTGGGTATCATGTGAATTACGATCATGTCTGGTGTGGGACAAAAGCACTTGTAAATGGAAGTGCGGTGTTTGGTGCTTCTTGTGCTAATCCTTCACAGTATGTTAGCTGGGATGGTGTACACTACTCTCAGGCTGCTAGTCAGTGGTTTGCTAATCATATACTCAATGGTTCACTGTCAGATCCACCAATTCCAATTACCCGAGCATGTCAAAAGCATTAG
- the LOC126714764 gene encoding GDSL esterase/lipase At5g14450-like, whose protein sequence is MEFGRLLLTGFLVLCVLGVSGKELQRSAPCKFPAIYNFGDSNSDTGGISAAFDPIIAPYGDSFFHRPAGRDSDGRVLIDFIAERLRLPYLSAYLNSLGTNYRHGANFATGGSTIRRQNETIFENGISPFSLDIQIVQFLQFKARTADLYNQAKTRNNLPRPQDFSKALYTFDIGQNDLSAGFRKMSFDQLRAALPDIVNQLATAVQRIYQQGGRTFWIHNTGPIGCLPLNFFYNHNPPPGYLDQQGCVKGQNDMAVGFNKQLKDRVIKLRAELPEAAITYVDLYAAKYGLISNAKNEGFADPLKVCCGYHVNYDHVWCGSKAIVNGSEVYGASCANPSQYVSWDGVHYSQAANQWFANHILNGSLSDPPIPIIQACQRR, encoded by the exons ATGGAGTTTGGGAGACTATTATTAACTGGGTTCTTGGTTTTATGTGTTCTAGGTGTGAGTGGTAAGGAGCTGCAACGCTCAGCTCCTTGTAAGTTTCCAGCAATCTACAACTTTGGTGACTCAAATTCAGACACTGGAGGCATATCAGCAGCATTTGATCCCATTATAGCACCATATGGTGATTCATTCTTTCATAGGCCTGCTGGAAGGGACTCTGATGGTCGGGTACTCATAGACTTCATAG CTGAGCGCCTAAGATTGCCATACTTGAGTGCATACTTGAATTCACTCGGAACAAATTACCGGCATGGAGCAAATTTTGCCACTGGAGGATCAACTATTAGAAGGCAAAATGAAACCATATTTGAAAATGGCATTAGTCCTTTCTCTCTTGACATCCAGATTGTGCAATTCCTGCAGTTCAAAGCACGCACTGCTGATCTCTACAACCAAG CCAAGACAAGAAACAATCTTCCCAGACCCCAGGACTTCTCCAAGGCTCTTTACACATTTGATATTGGTCAGAATGATCTTTCTGCTGGTTTTCGAAAGATGAGCTTCGACCAACTTCGTGCAGCATTGCCAGACATTGTCAATCAGTTAGCCACAGCAGTCCAA CGCATATATCAACAAGGGGGGAGGACATTCTGGATACACAACACAGGGCCTATTGGATGCTtgcctttgaattttttttacaatcatAATCCACCGCCTGGCTATCTGGACCAGCAAGGCTGTGTCAAGGGTCAAAATGACATGGCTGTAGGGTTCAACAAGCAGCTCAAGGACAGGGTGATCAAACTAAGGGCAGAGCTCCCAGAAGCAGCAATAACATATGTGGATCTATATGCTGCAAAATATGGACTAATCAGCAATGCAAAGAATGAAG GATTTGCCGATCCCCTGAAGGTCTGCTGTGGGTATCATGTGAATTACGATCATGTATGGTGTGGATCAAAAGCAATTGTAAATGGAAGTGAGGTGTATGGTGCTTCTTGTGCTAATCCTTCACAGTATGTTAGCTGGGATGGTGTGCACTACTCTCAGGCTGCTAATCAGTGGTTTGCTAATCACATACTCAATGGTTCACTCTCAGACCCACCAATTCCAATTATCCAAGCATGTCAAAGGCGTTAG
- the LOC126702449 gene encoding uncharacterized protein LOC126702449: MGFGVRWCRWIRTCISIVQFSVLVNGSPADFFRSLRGLRQGDRLSPMLFLVMMKVFNKMMKRVKVASLLRGFRADGRRGERVCVSHILFADNTILIHDADEEHILHVRMLLCFQTVTGLKVNALKSEKVPIGEVPNIHVLAEILGCRIGSLPMTYLSMPLRASYKSPTIWNPILEKIERKLAGWKKIYLSKGGRLMLLKSTLSSLPTYFLSLFTIPTLVTNKIERLQRDFLWGDSKTHLVGWDKVCAPLENGGLGVRKLTNFNKTLLGKWLWRFGVEETRFWRRVVALKFGEEWGGWTSKLDRGVHGYGLWRSI, from the coding sequence ATGGGATTTGGGGTGAGGTGGTGTAGGTGGATCCGTACATGTATATCTATAGTCCAATTCTCTGTTTTGGTTAATGGGTCTCCAGCTGACTTTTTTAGGAGTTTGAGGGGATTGAGACAAGGGGACCGGCTATCTCCTATGTTGTTTCTGGTTATGATGAAGGTTTTCAATAAGATGATGAAAAGAGTTAAAGTTGCTAGTTTACTTCGAGGTTTTAGGGCTGATGGTAGAAGGGGTGAAAGGGTATGTGTCTCACATATTTTGTTTGCGGATAATACGATTCTGATTCATGATGCAGATGAGGAGCATATTCTACATGTTCGGATGCTCCTTTGTTTCCAGACTGTGACAGGATTAAAGGTTAATGCTTTGAAGAGTGAAAAGGTTCCCATTGGAGAGGTTCCTAATATTCATGTCTTGGCAGAGATCTTGGGTTGCCGGATTGGGTCTTTGCCTATGACCTATCTTAGTATGCCACTGAGGGCATCCTACAAGTCCCCTACTATTTGGAATCCTATATTGGAGAAAATTGAGCGTAAGTTGGCTGGTtggaagaaaatatatttgtcaaaaggtgGAAGATTGATGTTGCTTAAGAGTACATTATCTAGTCTTCCGACttactttttatctctttttactatCCCTACACTTGTCACCAATAAAATTGAAAGGTTGCAAAGGGATTTTTTATGGGGCGACTCCAAGACACATCTGGTGGGATGGGATAAGGTGTGTGCACCTTTGGAAAATGGTGGGTTAGGAGTAAggaaattaactaattttaatAAAACCTTGCTAGGGAAATGGTTATGGCGGTTTGGAGTTGAGGAGACAAGGTTTTGGAGAAGGGTTGTAGCTCTAAAGTTTGGGGAAGAATGGGGGGGTTGGACTTCCAAGCTAGATAGAGGGGTACATGGGTATGGTTTATGGAGAAGCATCTGA
- the LOC126714765 gene encoding protein WHAT'S THIS FACTOR 1 homolog, chloroplastic, protein MVIKMLLQNLNYSNHRVDAPLPLQYFIRNFSLWSMKKDPDLESALSRNRRWIVNNQIKNIILRCPNQAASVKFLQKKFKTLDLQGKAINWLKKYPCCFEVYLVGDEYYCRLTKRMMFLIEEEESVKDNQEPIFVDRLAKLLMMSLNHRLNVMKLNELKRNFGFPDDYLIRIVPKYSDMFRIVNYSGRRSSMEIELVSWNPDLAVSTVEASARKHGSQPCFSCSLPSTWVKSWERFHEFNASPYISPYLDPRGLLEGSKESEKRTVGLVHELLSLTLWKKVSIVKLGHFRREFGMPEKLNVLLLKHPGIFYVSNKYQIYTVLLREGYNGSELIDKDPLVVVKERFGELMQEGLHEYNKRHYLVNLEKRKKDMVLGRLNKSKDRNSEMSENDDQGDKLGGLFDPEERKRFYKILFDDVVP, encoded by the coding sequence ATGGTGATTAAAATGCTTCTGCAAAACCTTAATTATAGTAATCATCGAGTGGATGCTCCGCTGCCCCTTCAGTACTTTATTCGAAACTTTTCACTCTGGTCAATGAAAAAGGATCCAGATCTCGAGTCGGCTCTGTCTAGAAATCGTCGATGGATAGTCAATAATCAGATCAAGAACATAATTCTTCGATGCCCAAACCAGGCAGCATCTGTGAAATTCCTGCAGAAGAAATTCAAGACCCTTGATCTCCAAGGAAAAGCTATAAATTGGCTTAAAAAATACCCGTGCTGCTTTGAAGTTTATCTTGTTGGTGACGAGTACTATTGCCGGCTAACAaaacggatgatgtttttgataGAAGAGGAAGAATCTGTCAAAGATAATCAGGAACCGATATTTGTTGATAGATTGGCAAAGTTGCTTATGATGAGCTTGAATCATAGACTCAATGTTATGAAACTTAATGAATTAAAGAGGAACTTTGGTTTTCCAGATGACTATCTAATTAGAATTGTGCCGAAGTACTCGGATATGTTCCGGATAGTTAATTATAGTGGGAGACGGAGTTCAATGGAAATTGAACTGGTTTCTTGGAACCCTGATTTAGCAGTTTCCACAGTTGAAGCCTCTGCTCGGAAGCATGGTTCTCAGCCATGTTTTTCATGTTCATTGCCCTCAACTTGGGTGAAGTCATGGGAAAGGTTTCATGAATTTAATGCATCTCCTTATATTTCACCCTACTTGGACCCCAGAGGTTTATTGGAGGGATCGAAGGAGTCGGAGAAGAGGACTGTGGGCTTGGTGCACGAGTTATTGTCGTTGACACTGTGGAAGAAAGTGTCAATAGTGAAGCTAGGCCATTTTAGGAGAGAGTTTGGCATGCCAGAGAAATTGAATGTTCTGCTGCTTAAGCACCCTGGcatattttatgtttcaaaTAAGTATCAAATATATACTGTACTTCTTAGAGAGGGATATAATGGGTCAGAACTAATAGATAAAGATCCTCTAGTTGTTGTGAAGGAAAGATTTGGGGAGCTAATGCAGGAGGGACTTCATGAATATAATAAGAGGCACTATTTGGTGAATttagagaagagaaagaaagacatgGTTTTAGGTAGATTAAACAAAAGCAAGGATAGAAACTCTGAAATGTCTGAAAATGATGACCAGGGAGACAAGTTAGGAGGTCTGTTTGACCCAGAAGAAAGAAAACGGTTTTATAAAATTCTCTTTGATGATGTTGTTCCATAA
- the LOC126714766 gene encoding SAGA-associated factor 29 homolog A-like isoform X1, translated as MSSPEISGILENSKELDRLRKEQEEVLVEINKMHKKLQATPEVVEKPGDNSLSRLKILYTHAKELSETEVTVSTMLLNQLDALLPSGPSGQPRRRIEGNDQKRKRMKNDSDISRSSTSMRSQLEACSNLKGEQVAARVRLDEADKDEWFVVKVLHFDKETREFEVLDEEPGDDDEGGGQRKYKLPTSRIIPFPKKNDLSNVQDFPTGSQVLAVYPGTTALYKATVVNGHRKRKTDDYLLEFDDDEENGALPQRTVPFQKVVALPEELRQ; from the exons ATGTCGTCTCCGGAGATTTCCGGAATCTTGGAGAACTCAAAGGAGCTCGATCGGTTAAGGAAAGAACAAGAGGAAGTGCTGGTCGAGATCAACAAGATGCATAAGAAGCTTCAAGCCA CTCCTGAGGTGGTTGAGAAGCCTGGGGATAATTCATTATCtaggttgaaaattttgtatacTCATGCAAAAGAGCTGTCAGAGACTGAAGTAAC CGTTTCCACCATGTTGTTAAATCAACTTGATGCTCTGCTTCCTTCCGGGCCTTCAGGACAACCACGAAGAAGGATAG AAGGCAATGatcagaaaaggaaaagaatgaaGAATGATTCAGATATTTCAAGGAGTTCCACTAGTATGCGAAGTCAACTTGAGGCTTGTTCTAATTTAAAGGGTGAACAG GTAGCAGCTAGAGTCAGACTAGATGAGGCTGATAAGGATGAGTGGTTTGTTGTAAAAGTTCTGCATTTTGATAAGGAGACAAGAGA ATTTGAAGTCCTAGATGAGGAACCgggtgatgatgatgagggTGGAGGCCAAAG AAAGTACAAGCTGCCCACGTCGAGAATAATTCCTTTCCCCAAGAAAAATGATCTTAGTAACGTCCAAGATTTCCCTACTGGAAGTCAAGTTTTGGCTGTCTATCCAGGAACGACCGCACTTTATAAGGCAACTGTTGTTAATGGCCATCGCAAG AGGAAGACGGATGA TTATTTACTGGAATTTGACGATGATGAGGAAAATGGAGCATTGCCGCAAAGGACGGTACCCTTCCAAAAGGTGGTAGCTCTGCCTGAGGAACTTCGTCAATGA
- the LOC126714766 gene encoding SAGA-associated factor 29 homolog A-like isoform X2, producing MSSPEISGILENSKELDRLRKEQEEVLVEINKMHKKLQATPEVVEKPGDNSLSRLKILYTHAKELSETEVTVSTMLLNQLDALLPSGPSGQPRRRIGNDQKRKRMKNDSDISRSSTSMRSQLEACSNLKGEQVAARVRLDEADKDEWFVVKVLHFDKETREFEVLDEEPGDDDEGGGQRKYKLPTSRIIPFPKKNDLSNVQDFPTGSQVLAVYPGTTALYKATVVNGHRKRKTDDYLLEFDDDEENGALPQRTVPFQKVVALPEELRQ from the exons ATGTCGTCTCCGGAGATTTCCGGAATCTTGGAGAACTCAAAGGAGCTCGATCGGTTAAGGAAAGAACAAGAGGAAGTGCTGGTCGAGATCAACAAGATGCATAAGAAGCTTCAAGCCA CTCCTGAGGTGGTTGAGAAGCCTGGGGATAATTCATTATCtaggttgaaaattttgtatacTCATGCAAAAGAGCTGTCAGAGACTGAAGTAAC CGTTTCCACCATGTTGTTAAATCAACTTGATGCTCTGCTTCCTTCCGGGCCTTCAGGACAACCACGAAGAAGGATAG GCAATGatcagaaaaggaaaagaatgaaGAATGATTCAGATATTTCAAGGAGTTCCACTAGTATGCGAAGTCAACTTGAGGCTTGTTCTAATTTAAAGGGTGAACAG GTAGCAGCTAGAGTCAGACTAGATGAGGCTGATAAGGATGAGTGGTTTGTTGTAAAAGTTCTGCATTTTGATAAGGAGACAAGAGA ATTTGAAGTCCTAGATGAGGAACCgggtgatgatgatgagggTGGAGGCCAAAG AAAGTACAAGCTGCCCACGTCGAGAATAATTCCTTTCCCCAAGAAAAATGATCTTAGTAACGTCCAAGATTTCCCTACTGGAAGTCAAGTTTTGGCTGTCTATCCAGGAACGACCGCACTTTATAAGGCAACTGTTGTTAATGGCCATCGCAAG AGGAAGACGGATGA TTATTTACTGGAATTTGACGATGATGAGGAAAATGGAGCATTGCCGCAAAGGACGGTACCCTTCCAAAAGGTGGTAGCTCTGCCTGAGGAACTTCGTCAATGA